From the Thermodesulfovibrio thiophilus DSM 17215 genome, one window contains:
- a CDS encoding alpha-amylase family glycosyl hydrolase, protein MRIPCSTYRLQFNHRFTFSEAKKVIKYLYELGITEIYASPYLKASKGSLHGYDIVDYNSLNHESRVKKFLLTKWCFKTCKRIDRKQRRWENKNVCDL, encoded by the coding sequence TTGAGAATTCCATGTTCTACATATAGGTTACAATTTAATCATAGATTTACTTTTTCAGAGGCAAAAAAAGTTATTAAATATCTTTATGAACTTGGCATTACTGAAATATATGCATCTCCTTATTTAAAAGCGAGCAAAGGAAGTCTGCACGGTTATGACATTGTTGACTACAATAGTCTGAATCATGAAAGCAGAGTTAAAAAATTTTTATTAACAAAATGGTGCTTTAAAACTTGTAAAAGAATTGATAGAAAACAGAGAAGATGGGAAAATAAAAATGTATGTGATTTATAA
- the cobI gene encoding precorrin-2 C(20)-methyltransferase: MKLYVVGIGPGDPELITLKAKKILESVNTIFCPKGGKDSIALSIVEKTIDLSEKKIITLQFPMLKTKQQNLVKVWNELAENIIEQATEDSAFITLGDPSFYCTFFYLYEYLKDKIQIELIPGVSSINASSCRLPASLALGDERIAIVPANYHREIDFYIENFDTIVLMKPHKTLDRIKKALKTKNCRVFYIKKATMPEEAIFSGLDEIKESDLDYFSMVVIKK, encoded by the coding sequence ATGAAGCTATATGTTGTAGGTATAGGTCCAGGAGATCCTGAACTAATCACTCTTAAGGCAAAAAAAATTCTTGAATCTGTAAATACAATATTCTGTCCCAAAGGTGGCAAAGATAGCATCGCACTTTCAATTGTTGAAAAAACGATTGATTTATCAGAAAAAAAAATCATAACTCTCCAATTTCCAATGTTAAAAACAAAACAACAGAATCTGGTCAAAGTATGGAATGAACTTGCAGAAAATATAATCGAACAGGCGACTGAGGATTCTGCATTTATAACACTTGGAGATCCTTCATTTTACTGCACATTCTTTTATCTTTATGAATACCTTAAAGATAAAATTCAGATTGAATTAATTCCGGGTGTAAGTTCCATAAATGCGAGTTCATGTAGACTGCCTGCAAGTTTAGCTCTTGGAGATGAAAGAATAGCAATTGTTCCTGCTAACTATCATAGAGAAATTGATTTTTATATAGAAAATTTTGATACTATTGTCCTTATGAAACCGCATAAAACTCTTGATAGAATAAAAAAAGCTCTTAAAACTAAAAATTGCAGAGTATTTTATATAAAGAAAGCAACCATGCCCGAAGAAGCTATATTTTCAGGTCTTGATGAAATAAAAGAATCTGATCTTGATTATTTTTCGATGGTGGTAATCAAAAAATGA
- a CDS encoding bifunctional cobalt-precorrin-7 (C(5))-methyltransferase/cobalt-precorrin-6B (C(15))-methyltransferase, whose translation MMNKLYIVGIGFKPLEERVKHILLQCPFIVVSPRLNEVFKKYDIYDAVRSRIANIKTIKDTFNFIKKGIENHNIALIASGDPLYFGIGIKAIETFGDENIEIYPDLSCLQKALSIIKKNWYGISTLSFHGRQLDIELIIDTLLKHDRVAILTDTINSPDTLAREIMNKKEAYTDLNFYVFERLGYEDEKITVASLKQVTAETFNEPNFVILSCENKNSVQNIHSKYLFGVEEKEIIHENGMITKDEIRASIIHRLKPPKKGVIWDIGAGSGAVSIELAMLSDSLKIYAIEKESTDLIKRNKENLELGNLKIIEGEAPSSLYGLPEPDRVFIGGSGGKLNEILDFISQLHRLKIVVIAGISMETLNNAINLLESKEFMVDISQINVARIETKYGRKLFKALNPVFIIRGQR comes from the coding sequence ATGATGAATAAACTTTACATAGTGGGCATAGGGTTCAAACCACTGGAAGAAAGGGTTAAACATATTCTTCTTCAATGCCCTTTCATTGTTGTATCTCCAAGACTTAATGAAGTTTTTAAAAAATATGATATATACGATGCAGTTAGAAGTAGAATAGCCAACATAAAAACAATTAAAGATACATTTAATTTCATAAAAAAAGGGATTGAAAACCATAATATTGCTTTAATAGCAAGTGGGGATCCGCTTTATTTTGGAATCGGAATTAAGGCAATTGAAACTTTTGGTGATGAAAATATCGAGATTTATCCTGATCTATCATGCCTGCAGAAAGCATTGAGCATTATAAAAAAGAACTGGTACGGAATTTCAACATTGAGTTTTCATGGAAGGCAGCTTGATATAGAGCTTATTATTGATACATTATTAAAACATGATAGAGTGGCTATTTTAACAGATACCATAAACAGTCCGGATACTTTAGCAAGAGAAATTATGAATAAAAAAGAAGCATACACAGATTTAAATTTTTATGTTTTTGAAAGGCTTGGATATGAAGATGAAAAAATTACAGTTGCTTCTTTAAAGCAGGTTACAGCAGAGACTTTTAATGAACCTAATTTTGTAATTCTTTCCTGTGAGAATAAAAATTCCGTTCAAAATATTCATTCTAAATATCTTTTCGGAGTTGAAGAAAAAGAAATCATTCATGAAAATGGAATGATAACAAAGGATGAGATAAGAGCATCAATAATTCATAGGCTAAAACCTCCAAAAAAAGGTGTAATATGGGATATTGGTGCTGGCTCTGGTGCTGTAAGTATTGAACTTGCCATGCTTTCAGATAGTTTAAAAATTTATGCGATTGAAAAAGAATCAACAGATCTGATAAAAAGAAATAAAGAAAATCTGGAACTAGGAAATCTCAAAATCATCGAAGGCGAAGCACCTTCATCTCTCTACGGACTTCCTGAACCTGACAGAGTTTTCATAGGCGGTAGCGGAGGAAAACTAAATGAAATACTTGATTTTATTTCACAACTACACAGACTTAAAATAGTTGTTATAGCTGGCATATCAATGGAAACACTGAATAATGCTATTAATCTACTTGAAAGTAAAGAATTTATGGTTGATATATCACAGATAAACGTGGCAAGAATAGAAACAAAGTATGGAAGAAAGCTTTTTAAGGCTTTAAATCCTGTTTTTATTATCAGAGGACAAAGATGA
- a CDS encoding DUF3536 domain-containing protein translates to MERYICIHGHFYQPPRENPWLEYVELQDSAYPYHDWNERITAECYEPNTASRILDPEWMVVDIVNNYSKISFNFGPTLLSWMEKKQPEAYEAIIEADKFSRERFSGHGSAIAQAYNHMIMPLANRQDKYTQVLWGIEDFKKRFGRYPEGIWLPETACDTETLEVLAEFGIKFTILAPRQAKRARKIKSGARWFDVSDGKIDPSTAYLCRLPSGKTISIFFYDGPISQDLAFGGLLVNGETFAQRLVSAFNESRQWNQIVHIATDGETYGHHQKFGDMALAYCLHLIESQSLANITNYAEYLAKNPPTHQVEIFDNSSWSCIHGIERWRENCGCNTGRFSGALQAWRKPLREGMDWLRDFLIPLYEERARNYLKDPWNARNEYIHVILDRNKDNVEQFFRENALRELSFEEKKDVLKLLEIQRNAMLMYTSCGWFFDEISGLETTQVMRYAARVIQLAEEIFDVSVEKEYLQFLEKAPSNIPEFENGAKVYEMFVKPSMLDLLRVGAHYSISSLFKEYPQSTQILCYQAENEFYEKTEAGKLKLVVGKTKIKSEITWDEDLFSFAVLHLGDHNVNGGIRKFIGDESFSSMHREIRESFDKGDIPEVIRLMDRHFETNNYSLWHLFKDEQRKILHQVVSPVFESVEMSFRKIYEDNYSLMNFFHSLQIPLPKPLAVTAEYVINKDLKRIFENELDIEKLESLIKELKKWSIEIDKAIITFVSTSWLNSFLEKIKQQPEEISYIEKVEKILSLLKSLNIEPDIWKLQKEILFIGKNISSLMKERALKGDDFANRWIEVFQALCNYLKVKIQ, encoded by the coding sequence ATGGAACGATATATCTGTATTCATGGACATTTTTATCAACCGCCAAGAGAAAATCCCTGGCTTGAATATGTGGAGCTTCAGGATTCAGCATATCCTTATCATGACTGGAATGAAAGAATTACTGCAGAGTGTTATGAGCCAAATACTGCTTCAAGAATCTTAGATCCTGAATGGATGGTTGTTGATATTGTAAATAACTACTCAAAGATAAGTTTTAACTTTGGCCCAACTCTTCTTTCCTGGATGGAAAAAAAACAACCTGAAGCATATGAAGCTATAATAGAAGCTGATAAATTCAGTAGAGAGAGATTTTCTGGACATGGATCAGCAATTGCTCAAGCATACAACCATATGATTATGCCCCTTGCAAACAGGCAGGATAAATATACGCAGGTTTTATGGGGAATTGAAGACTTTAAAAAGAGATTCGGAAGATATCCTGAGGGAATCTGGCTTCCTGAAACTGCTTGTGATACAGAGACTCTTGAAGTTTTGGCAGAATTCGGGATTAAATTTACAATACTTGCCCCAAGACAGGCAAAAAGAGCTAGAAAAATAAAAAGCGGTGCTAGATGGTTTGATGTAAGTGACGGGAAAATTGATCCCTCGACTGCATATTTATGCAGGCTACCTTCAGGAAAAACAATATCAATTTTTTTCTATGATGGCCCTATATCTCAAGATCTAGCTTTTGGAGGTTTACTTGTAAATGGGGAGACTTTTGCTCAGAGGCTTGTTTCCGCATTTAACGAAAGTAGGCAATGGAATCAAATTGTACATATTGCCACGGATGGTGAAACCTATGGACATCATCAAAAATTTGGTGATATGGCCCTTGCCTATTGTCTACACTTAATTGAGTCACAATCCCTTGCAAATATTACAAACTATGCAGAATATCTTGCAAAAAATCCACCTACCCATCAGGTTGAAATTTTTGATAATTCTTCATGGAGCTGTATTCATGGGATAGAAAGATGGAGAGAAAATTGTGGATGTAATACTGGTAGATTTTCTGGGGCATTACAGGCATGGAGAAAGCCATTAAGAGAAGGAATGGACTGGCTCAGAGACTTTCTTATTCCTCTTTATGAAGAGAGGGCTAGAAATTACTTGAAAGATCCATGGAATGCAAGAAATGAGTACATTCATGTGATACTGGATCGCAATAAGGATAATGTGGAGCAATTTTTTAGAGAAAATGCTTTAAGAGAGCTTAGTTTTGAAGAAAAAAAAGACGTGTTAAAGCTTCTTGAAATTCAGAGAAATGCTATGCTTATGTATACAAGCTGTGGATGGTTTTTTGATGAAATTTCTGGTTTAGAAACCACTCAAGTTATGCGTTACGCAGCAAGGGTTATTCAGTTAGCAGAGGAGATATTCGATGTTTCTGTGGAAAAAGAATATCTTCAGTTTCTTGAAAAAGCACCAAGTAACATCCCTGAATTTGAAAATGGCGCAAAAGTTTATGAAATGTTTGTAAAACCGAGTATGCTTGACCTGTTAAGAGTTGGAGCTCATTATTCTATTTCTTCACTTTTCAAAGAATATCCTCAAAGCACGCAGATATTATGTTATCAGGCAGAAAACGAATTTTATGAAAAAACAGAAGCGGGTAAACTGAAGCTTGTAGTGGGAAAAACAAAAATTAAATCTGAAATAACATGGGATGAAGACCTTTTCAGCTTTGCAGTTCTTCATCTTGGTGATCATAATGTAAATGGAGGGATAAGAAAATTTATAGGTGACGAATCATTTTCTTCTATGCACAGAGAAATCAGAGAATCCTTTGATAAAGGAGATATTCCTGAAGTAATACGACTTATGGATAGACATTTTGAAACAAATAACTATTCTTTATGGCATCTCTTTAAGGATGAACAAAGAAAAATCTTACATCAGGTAGTTTCACCTGTTTTTGAAAGCGTTGAAATGTCATTTAGAAAAATATACGAAGACAATTACTCTCTTATGAATTTCTTCCATAGTCTTCAGATCCCTCTTCCAAAACCGCTGGCAGTAACAGCAGAATATGTGATAAACAAGGATCTCAAGAGAATTTTTGAAAACGAGTTAGATATTGAAAAACTGGAAAGTCTGATAAAGGAATTAAAAAAGTGGTCGATAGAAATTGATAAAGCAATAATTACCTTTGTCAGCACATCATGGCTTAACAGTTTTCTTGAGAAAATAAAACAACAGCCTGAAGAAATTTCATATATTGAAAAGGTCGAAAAAATTTTGAGTCTGTTAAAATCATTGAATATTGAACCCGATATATGGAAGCTTCAAAAAGAAATTTTATTTATTGGCAAAAATATCAGTAGTTTAATGAAAGAAAGAGCATTAAAGGGAGATGACTTTGCAAATAGATGGATTGAAGTATTTCAAGCATTATGCAATTATTTAAAAGTAAAAATACAGTAA
- the cobF gene encoding precorrin-6A synthase (deacetylating), which produces MKKIYLIGIGPGDPKYLTVEAIETIRKLNVFLVPLKKGGKQELTDIRERIIDYCHPDRDYKLIKLDFPERKKSSPYEKSVKQWRDQKTEIILKALENIEEAGLLVLGDPSLYDGHIDIMLELKKHISLEFEVIPGISSIQLLSARHKISLSKIAGSVILTTPRGLKKIKDLNDNIVVLLDNYETFKLFKEKNPKIYWGAYLGTEKESIYSGQLHQCIEQLIDLRRRLKKENGWIMETYLLTNDE; this is translated from the coding sequence ATGAAAAAAATCTATCTAATTGGAATAGGACCTGGAGATCCTAAATATTTAACAGTTGAAGCCATTGAAACAATCAGGAAATTGAATGTCTTTCTTGTACCTTTAAAAAAAGGTGGGAAACAAGAACTCACAGATATAAGAGAAAGAATTATTGATTATTGTCATCCTGATAGAGATTATAAATTAATCAAGCTTGATTTTCCTGAGCGAAAAAAATCCAGTCCATATGAAAAATCTGTAAAGCAATGGAGAGACCAAAAAACTGAGATAATTTTAAAAGCATTAGAGAATATTGAGGAAGCAGGTCTCCTTGTACTTGGAGATCCATCTTTATATGATGGACATATTGATATAATGCTTGAACTTAAAAAGCATATTTCATTAGAGTTTGAGGTTATCCCTGGAATTTCATCAATTCAACTTCTTTCAGCCAGACATAAAATCTCTCTTAGCAAAATAGCAGGCTCAGTGATTCTAACAACACCGAGAGGATTAAAAAAAATAAAAGATTTAAACGACAACATAGTTGTGCTTCTTGATAACTATGAAACTTTCAAACTTTTTAAAGAAAAAAATCCAAAAATTTACTGGGGAGCATATCTCGGCACGGAAAAGGAATCTATTTATTCAGGACAGTTACATCAATGCATTGAACAACTTATTGACTTAAGACGCAGATTAAAAAAAGAAAATGGCTGGATTATGGAAACATATCTATTAACCAATGATGAATAA
- the cobJ gene encoding precorrin-3B C(17)-methyltransferase, with protein sequence MAEKIIQYFPDSKLYKFNRTDISQIWNSHRFIIFIMATGIAVRSIAPFIKDKKNDTAVLSIDEEGKYIIPIIGGHLKGANELAKTLAKFLNSTPFITTASDLNNLPALDLWIKRCSLKVKNPEILSKIMSKLIDNKNLMLFMENSVQIPLLNCFQLTENISEADIVITNKISKGDKLILVPTNLFIGIGLHEWITEEKIERGIKEALNRNGFEFKAVQAIATIDKKSTYPALLSFCKKYGLKLYSYTSEELNSITTVSHSDIVYKSVGVSSVSEQACLLASQGKLIIAKQILKDMTVAVAEGIFSVRGKLYIVGTGPGNLNSITPQAVKALRNSELIMGYKTYIGHIKSLIEDKQVLAYSMTDEVKRAKKAINEALNGKIVSLISGGDPGVYGMAGIILEIVAKNNVELEIEIIPGISALNACSAISGAPIMNDFAVLSLSDRLTPWNVIEKRIDKSAEADFVIVLYNPKSTARQDHLTRAKEIILKYRTNTTPVAIVRGATRDEQSIVLTTLEKMDEHSVDMQTTVIIGNSKSFIYKNWLITPRGYEAKYEREYKLGSSSMG encoded by the coding sequence GTGGCTGAAAAAATTATACAGTATTTTCCTGATAGCAAACTTTATAAATTTAATCGTACAGATATCTCTCAAATATGGAACAGCCATAGATTCATAATATTCATAATGGCAACAGGTATTGCTGTAAGAAGCATTGCTCCATTTATAAAAGACAAAAAAAATGACACTGCTGTTTTATCAATTGATGAAGAAGGAAAATATATAATTCCAATTATTGGAGGACATCTTAAAGGAGCTAATGAACTTGCAAAAACTCTTGCAAAATTTTTAAACTCAACCCCTTTTATAACAACTGCCTCAGATTTGAATAACCTGCCAGCACTGGATTTATGGATTAAAAGATGCTCTCTTAAAGTAAAGAATCCTGAGATACTTTCAAAGATAATGTCAAAATTGATTGACAACAAAAACCTAATGTTATTTATGGAAAATAGTGTTCAAATCCCGCTGCTTAATTGTTTTCAATTAACAGAAAATATCTCAGAAGCGGATATTGTCATAACAAATAAAATCTCTAAAGGAGATAAATTAATTCTTGTACCCACAAATCTATTTATAGGAATTGGACTTCATGAATGGATTACCGAAGAAAAAATTGAACGAGGAATAAAAGAAGCGTTAAATAGAAATGGATTCGAATTTAAAGCAGTTCAGGCAATTGCTACAATAGATAAAAAATCAACTTACCCTGCCCTTCTTTCTTTTTGTAAAAAATATGGATTAAAACTTTATAGTTACACTTCTGAAGAGCTTAACAGCATTACAACTGTTAGTCATTCAGATATTGTATATAAATCTGTTGGAGTATCATCTGTTTCAGAACAAGCGTGTCTGCTGGCAAGTCAGGGAAAACTCATTATTGCCAAACAAATTCTTAAAGATATGACAGTGGCAGTAGCAGAGGGTATTTTTAGTGTAAGAGGAAAGTTATACATTGTTGGTACAGGACCTGGTAATCTTAACTCAATAACACCGCAAGCTGTAAAAGCATTGAGAAATTCAGAATTAATAATGGGTTACAAAACTTATATCGGACATATCAAATCTCTGATTGAGGATAAACAGGTATTAGCATATTCGATGACAGATGAAGTAAAGAGAGCTAAAAAAGCAATTAATGAGGCATTAAATGGGAAAATTGTATCCCTGATAAGTGGAGGAGACCCTGGAGTTTACGGAATGGCTGGAATAATTCTTGAAATTGTTGCCAAAAATAATGTTGAGCTTGAAATCGAAATAATACCTGGCATCTCAGCTTTAAATGCCTGTTCTGCTATTTCCGGTGCTCCAATTATGAATGACTTTGCTGTGTTGAGTCTTTCTGACAGACTCACTCCATGGAATGTTATTGAGAAAAGAATTGATAAATCAGCAGAAGCCGATTTTGTGATTGTATTATACAATCCAAAAAGTACTGCAAGGCAGGATCATCTTACAAGAGCCAAAGAGATTATACTGAAGTATCGAACAAATACGACTCCTGTAGCCATAGTAAGAGGAGCAACTCGTGATGAGCAATCTATAGTTCTCACAACTCTTGAAAAAATGGATGAGCATTCTGTTGATATGCAGACAACAGTTATAATTGGAAACTCAAAAAGTTTTATATATAAAAACTGGTTAATAACTCCACGAGGCTATGAGGCAAAATATGAGAGAGAATACAAACTTGGCAGCTCTTCTATGGGATGA
- a CDS encoding energy-coupling factor ABC transporter ATP-binding protein — protein sequence MLKLKVKINQFGYFKNNPVLKNIEINIKEHDIVAIVGKNGSGKTTLLKIMDGLLKDFSGEVLVDGENVKSLTPRQIYSKMGLLFQNPDEQLFASTVFDDVAFGPYNMGYNDEEVKQRVKKALSMVGLEGFEQKEIHSLSFGQKKRLCIACLLSMGHRILLLDEPIAGIDPEGQKELVQLIRKLNADGITFVIATHDIDLIPLFVKKIYLLHDGTVVKYGAPEDVFSSKDVEEFGLRLPFIAELIYSLKDKSDNIKKLPLTVRDAKMLILQMLNRQ from the coding sequence ATGTTAAAATTGAAGGTTAAAATTAATCAGTTTGGATACTTCAAAAATAATCCAGTTTTAAAAAATATAGAAATAAATATTAAAGAACACGATATTGTGGCAATAGTTGGGAAAAATGGGTCGGGGAAAACAACTCTTTTAAAGATAATGGACGGACTTCTAAAGGATTTCAGTGGCGAAGTTTTAGTTGATGGAGAAAATGTAAAGAGTTTAACACCACGCCAGATTTATTCAAAAATGGGACTTCTTTTTCAGAATCCTGATGAGCAACTTTTTGCCAGTACTGTATTTGATGATGTAGCATTCGGTCCATATAACATGGGCTACAATGATGAGGAAGTAAAGCAAAGAGTAAAAAAAGCACTTTCCATGGTTGGCCTTGAAGGATTCGAGCAGAAGGAAATACATTCACTGAGTTTCGGGCAGAAAAAAAGGTTGTGTATAGCATGTTTATTAAGTATGGGACATAGAATTCTTCTTCTTGATGAACCAATTGCTGGAATTGACCCTGAAGGACAGAAAGAATTAGTTCAGTTAATTAGAAAATTAAATGCTGATGGTATAACATTTGTAATTGCAACACATGATATTGATCTTATTCCACTTTTTGTAAAAAAAATTTATTTGCTTCATGACGGAACCGTTGTAAAATATGGTGCTCCTGAGGATGTCTTTTCATCAAAGGATGTTGAAGAATTCGGACTCAGGCTTCCCTTCATTGCTGAACTCATTTATTCTTTGAAGGATAAATCTGATAATATAAAAAAGCTTCCATTAACTGTGAGGGATGCAAAAATGTTGATATTACAAATGTTGAACAGGCAATGA
- the glgB gene encoding 1,4-alpha-glucan branching protein GlgB has product MIQQPVIYNFSLFTDFDIYLFKEGNYFNAYEKLGSHIIDLNGTIGTYFAVWAPNAKQVSVMGDFNNWNKESHPLTARWDNSGIWEGFIPGIEKGTKYKYYIVSRYGYLLEKGDPYAFFWETPPATASFVWDLEYKWNDEAWMKNRAKNNNLNSPISIYEMHLGSWKRVPEEGNRFLTYREMALWLVEYLKEMGFSHVEFLPIMEHPFYGSWGYQTVGYFAPTSRYGTPQDFMYLIDQLHQNGIGVILDWVPSHFPDDGHGLSFFDGTYLYEHQDRKKGYHPHWHSYIFNYGRNEVRNFLISSAIFWLEKYHVDALRVDAVASMLYLDYGRNEGEWIPNKYGGKENLEAIGFIKQMNETIYERYPDTQTIAEESTSWPMVSKPVYLGGLGFGMKWNMGWMHDTLEYFSKDPIYRKYHHNKLTFSIWYAFSENFILSLSHDEVVYGKGSLLTKMSGDDWQKFANLRLLYGYMYAHPGKKLLFMGGEIAQRDEWYHEKSLDWHLLEYESHRAIQRWVKDLNNIYRNELALHELDCEPSGFEWIDFNDSIHSVISFLRKGKNSKNIILVVCNFTPIPRFNYILGVPENGYWKEILNSDSEVYGGSNHGNIGGVEASMTPSHGRPYSISVTVPPLGLIFFKWMA; this is encoded by the coding sequence ATGATTCAGCAACCTGTAATATACAATTTCTCTCTATTTACAGATTTTGATATATACCTGTTTAAAGAAGGAAATTACTTTAATGCATATGAAAAGTTAGGTTCTCATATTATTGATTTAAATGGAACAATAGGAACTTATTTTGCTGTATGGGCTCCGAATGCAAAGCAGGTTTCTGTAATGGGAGACTTCAACAACTGGAACAAAGAATCTCATCCATTAACTGCCCGATGGGATAATTCTGGAATCTGGGAGGGTTTTATTCCCGGGATTGAAAAAGGGACAAAATATAAATATTATATAGTATCAAGATATGGCTATCTTCTTGAAAAGGGAGACCCGTATGCATTTTTCTGGGAGACTCCACCAGCCACAGCTTCATTTGTATGGGATTTAGAATATAAATGGAATGATGAAGCCTGGATGAAAAACAGGGCTAAAAATAATAACCTGAATTCACCAATCTCAATTTACGAGATGCACCTTGGTTCCTGGAAAAGGGTTCCTGAAGAAGGGAACAGATTTCTTACATACAGAGAAATGGCTTTATGGCTTGTTGAGTATCTGAAAGAAATGGGATTCAGTCATGTTGAATTTTTACCGATAATGGAACATCCATTTTATGGTTCCTGGGGATATCAAACAGTTGGATATTTCGCACCAACAAGCAGATATGGTACTCCGCAGGACTTTATGTATCTTATTGATCAGTTGCATCAAAATGGGATAGGAGTGATTCTTGACTGGGTTCCATCTCATTTTCCTGATGATGGACATGGACTGAGTTTTTTTGATGGCACATATCTTTATGAACATCAAGACCGCAAAAAGGGATATCATCCTCACTGGCATAGCTATATATTTAACTATGGAAGAAATGAGGTCAGGAACTTTCTAATAAGTTCTGCTATTTTCTGGCTTGAAAAATATCATGTTGATGCTTTGCGAGTTGACGCTGTTGCATCTATGCTTTATCTTGACTATGGAAGAAACGAGGGGGAATGGATTCCTAACAAATATGGTGGGAAAGAAAATTTAGAGGCAATTGGTTTTATAAAACAAATGAATGAAACAATTTATGAAAGATATCCTGACACACAAACAATTGCTGAGGAATCAACTTCATGGCCAATGGTGTCAAAGCCTGTATATTTAGGAGGATTAGGATTTGGGATGAAATGGAATATGGGTTGGATGCACGATACACTTGAATACTTTTCAAAAGATCCGATATACAGAAAGTATCATCACAATAAACTGACTTTTAGCATCTGGTATGCATTTTCGGAAAATTTCATACTATCCCTTTCGCATGATGAAGTTGTTTATGGCAAAGGTTCTCTTTTGACAAAGATGTCAGGAGATGACTGGCAGAAGTTTGCCAACCTAAGGCTTCTTTATGGATACATGTATGCTCATCCTGGAAAGAAACTTCTTTTTATGGGTGGAGAAATTGCTCAGAGGGATGAATGGTATCATGAAAAAAGTCTTGACTGGCATCTTCTTGAATATGAATCCCACAGAGCTATTCAGAGATGGGTGAAAGATTTGAATAATATATATAGAAATGAATTAGCCCTTCATGAACTTGATTGTGAACCATCGGGATTTGAATGGATAGATTTTAATGACTCGATACATAGTGTAATAAGCTTTTTAAGAAAAGGGAAAAATTCAAAAAATATAATTCTTGTTGTCTGTAATTTTACACCTATTCCAAGATTTAACTACATCTTGGGTGTTCCCGAGAATGGTTATTGGAAAGAAATTCTGAACAGTGATTCTGAAGTTTATGGAGGAAGTAACCATGGAAACATAGGAGGAGTAGAAGCATCTATGACTCCCTCTCACGGCAGGCCGTACTCTATTTCTGTCACAGTTCCTCCGCTGGGATTGATATTTTTTAAGTGGATGGCATAA
- the cobM gene encoding precorrin-4 C(11)-methyltransferase, giving the protein MKVYFIGAGPGDPELLTIKGYKILNSAECVIYPGSLLNKKIIEGIRKDLYDSSKMKLEQIIEVIEKYIKNKQTVVRLVSGDASLYSAIQEQIEILKEKSIPYEIIPGISSAFAASAKMGIELTIPEVSQTVIFTRIEGKTGGTSSQDIKKLASVRATMVFFLSSGLVEEVEKLLLEVMSPQTPIAIVNKVTWDEEKIIHGTLIDLSELMKKNNIKKTSLIFVGESLKAINQQLKKRSKLYDREFNWK; this is encoded by the coding sequence ATGAAGGTTTATTTTATTGGAGCAGGTCCAGGAGATCCTGAACTTCTTACAATTAAAGGATATAAAATATTAAATTCCGCTGAATGTGTGATTTATCCAGGCAGTCTTTTAAATAAAAAGATCATTGAAGGTATAAGGAAAGACCTATATGATTCATCTAAAATGAAATTAGAACAAATCATTGAAGTTATTGAAAAATATATAAAAAATAAGCAAACAGTGGTAAGACTTGTAAGTGGAGACGCTTCTTTATACAGTGCAATTCAGGAACAGATTGAAATACTAAAAGAAAAATCAATTCCATATGAAATAATACCAGGTATATCATCTGCATTTGCTGCATCGGCAAAAATGGGAATAGAACTCACAATTCCTGAAGTGTCTCAGACAGTCATATTTACGAGAATCGAAGGAAAAACTGGAGGAACATCTTCTCAAGATATTAAAAAACTTGCCTCTGTCAGGGCTACGATGGTTTTTTTTCTTAGCTCAGGTCTTGTGGAAGAAGTTGAGAAACTGCTTCTTGAAGTAATGTCTCCTCAAACTCCTATTGCAATTGTTAACAAGGTTACATGGGATGAAGAAAAAATCATTCATGGCACACTCATTGACCTTTCAGAACTGATGAAAAAAAACAACATAAAGAAAACATCACTCATTTTTGTTGGAGAAAGTCTAAAAGCTATAAATCAGCAACTTAAAAAAAGGTCAAAGCTCTATGACAGAGAATTCAACTGGAAATAA